The uncultured Desulfuromonas sp. genome has a segment encoding these proteins:
- a CDS encoding TatD family hydrolase — translation MRETLLPDAGRQCVRWEQSVFDSHIHVQRLRKTDRYICPCLVPAVCEADWPDMSRLHNDNAHLWLAMGIHPQHAHLWQKASEESLRNRLAEPGVVAVGEVGLDKRVAVPMDVQERVLRCQLRLAVACDKPVVLHAVRSFDRLLPLLEQERVDRVGGVLHGFYGSVEIARKLEQLNLAVGVGRLVLDPKAKKLAEVVQAVSERSVLIETDAPWSQPCDDWCLAWNQILDQVARLRNWHRHQAVHITDENARRIFHVP, via the coding sequence ATGCGTGAGACACTGTTACCCGATGCCGGTCGGCAGTGTGTGCGATGGGAGCAGTCTGTGTTTGATAGCCATATCCATGTTCAGCGTCTCAGAAAGACGGATCGGTATATTTGCCCCTGTTTGGTCCCGGCCGTGTGCGAAGCGGATTGGCCGGACATGAGCCGTTTGCATAACGACAATGCACATCTGTGGCTGGCCATGGGGATTCATCCCCAGCACGCCCATCTCTGGCAAAAGGCCAGCGAAGAGAGCCTGCGCAATCGGTTGGCTGAGCCCGGTGTCGTTGCCGTTGGGGAGGTCGGGCTGGACAAGCGGGTGGCCGTGCCGATGGATGTTCAAGAGCGCGTGCTGCGTTGCCAGTTGCGGCTTGCCGTCGCTTGTGATAAACCCGTGGTGCTGCATGCGGTGCGCAGTTTTGACCGGCTGTTGCCCCTGCTTGAACAGGAACGGGTTGATCGTGTCGGCGGCGTGCTGCATGGTTTTTACGGCAGTGTTGAAATTGCCCGGAAGCTGGAGCAGTTGAACCTGGCCGTGGGCGTGGGCCGACTGGTTCTTGATCCGAAGGCAAAAAAACTGGCCGAAGTCGTTCAGGCGGTTTCCGAACGCTCTGTGCTGATTGAAACGGATGCGCCGTGGAGTCAACCGTGTGACGACTGGTGTTTGGCCTGGAATCAAATTTTGGATCAGGTTGCCCGTCTACGCAATTGGCATCGACATCAGGCCGTCCACATTACCGATGAAAACGCCCGGCGCATTTTTCATGTGCCGTAG
- a CDS encoding TIGR03905 family TSCPD domain-containing protein, translated as MTYQFKPSGCCAKQIKITTDDEIITEVTFIGGCRGNTSGIARLIQNQKISDVAQTLRGITCRGNTSCPDQLAIALEQIMAQDVSAA; from the coding sequence ATGACCTACCAGTTTAAACCCAGCGGCTGCTGTGCCAAACAGATCAAAATCACCACCGACGATGAAATCATTACTGAAGTCACATTCATCGGCGGCTGCCGTGGCAACACCTCCGGGATCGCACGCCTGATCCAGAACCAGAAAATCAGCGATGTGGCTCAAACCCTGCGCGGCATCACCTGCCGTGGCAACACCAGCTGCCCGGATCAGCTGGCCATCGCCCTGGAGCAGATCATGGCTCAGGATGTTTCAGCGGCCTGA